A genomic stretch from bacterium includes:
- the dksA gene encoding RNA polymerase-binding protein DksA — protein sequence MTVKLEANYKPSEKEEYMSAKQLEYFRQKLVAWKEELLAESRETLKHLKEENWQEPDLNDRASIETDTGIELRTRNRYLKLVEKIDYALRKIEKGEYGYCEETGEPIGIKRLEARPIATLTIEAQERHERLEKQYNDDTDEEFMQAE from the coding sequence ATGACCGTTAAATTGGAAGCCAACTACAAGCCCAGCGAAAAAGAAGAATACATGAGCGCGAAGCAGCTGGAATATTTCCGGCAGAAGCTGGTGGCATGGAAAGAGGAGCTCCTGGCCGAATCCCGCGAGACGCTGAAGCACCTGAAGGAAGAAAACTGGCAGGAGCCGGACTTAAACGACCGCGCCAGCATCGAAACCGACACCGGTATCGAACTGCGCACCCGCAACCGCTACCTGAAACTGGTGGAAAAGATCGACTATGCCCTGCGCAAAATCGAAAAAGGCGAATATGGCTATTGCGAGGAAACCGGCGAGCCCATCGGCATCAAACGCCTGGAAGCCCGCCCGATCGCGACCCTGACCATCGAAGCCCAGGAACGCCACGAGCGCCTGGAAAAACAATATAATGACGACACCGACGAAGAATTCATGCAGGCCGAATAA
- the flgI gene encoding flagellar basal body P-ring protein FlgI, whose protein sequence is MTRYTQTLALPPIGWSWVLRIVQISFLSMIFVWSMTQQADATTARIKDIVTFEGVRDNMLMGYGLVVGLNGTGDKIRNNKFTEESLVSFMERLGVNTRGADLKSRNVAAVTVTSTLKPFSRGGTRVDVTVSAMGDAKSLQGGTLLATPLYGADGEVYAVAQGPVAIGGFQAGGDAQNVVKGVPTSGFISDGAIVERETPFALNDMQNTRISLRNPDTTTAHNVANAINEHLGPGSAEVLDPATIALTRPRGFGGNMAGLMAEVENLRIDADQPARIVIDESTGTVVIGENVRISTVAVAQGNLTVNVQEDPQVALPGAFAPEGTPAVAVPRTNVGVTEGGTGKVAMLESAPTLRELVDGLNALGVGPRDLITILQAIKASGALQAEIEAR, encoded by the coding sequence ATGACCCGATATACACAGACACTCGCCTTGCCCCCCATCGGTTGGAGCTGGGTATTGCGTATCGTCCAGATCAGCTTCCTTTCTATGATCTTCGTATGGTCCATGACCCAGCAGGCGGATGCGACCACGGCGCGCATCAAGGATATCGTGACATTCGAAGGCGTGCGCGACAACATGCTGATGGGCTATGGCCTGGTGGTCGGCCTCAACGGCACGGGCGATAAGATCCGCAACAACAAATTCACCGAGGAAAGCCTTGTTTCCTTCATGGAGCGCCTCGGCGTGAACACCCGCGGGGCGGACCTGAAATCCCGCAACGTGGCGGCCGTGACGGTGACCTCAACACTGAAACCCTTTTCCCGTGGGGGCACGCGCGTGGATGTGACGGTGAGCGCCATGGGCGATGCCAAAAGCCTGCAGGGCGGCACGCTGCTGGCTACTCCTTTATATGGTGCGGATGGTGAAGTATATGCCGTGGCGCAGGGGCCGGTTGCCATTGGCGGCTTTCAGGCAGGCGGCGATGCGCAGAACGTGGTGAAAGGCGTGCCAACCAGCGGGTTCATTTCCGACGGGGCCATTGTGGAGCGCGAAACGCCGTTTGCCCTCAATGATATGCAGAACACGCGCATTTCGCTGCGCAATCCGGATACGACCACGGCGCATAACGTGGCCAACGCCATCAACGAACATCTCGGGCCGGGCTCCGCCGAAGTGCTTGACCCCGCCACCATCGCCCTGACGCGTCCGCGCGGGTTTGGCGGCAACATGGCCGGGTTGATGGCCGAAGTGGAGAATCTCCGCATCGATGCCGACCAGCCCGCCCGTATCGTGATCGATGAATCCACGGGTACGGTGGTGATTGGCGAGAATGTGCGCATTTCCACCGTGGCGGTGGCCCAGGGCAACCTGACGGTGAATGTGCAGGAAGACCCGCAGGTGGCCCTGCCGGGTGCATTTGCCCCTGAAGGCACGCCCGCCGTGGCGGTTCCGCGCACCAATGTCGGGGTAACCGAAGGCGGCACCGGCAAAGTGGCCATGCTGGAAAGCGCACCCACCCTGCGCGAGCTGGTGGACGGGCTCAATGCCCTTGGCGTCGGCCCGCGCGACTTGATCACCATTCTGCAGGCCATCAAGGCATCCGGCGCGCTGCAGGCCGAAATCGAAGCACGGTAG
- a CDS encoding P-II family nitrogen regulator (indirectly regulates nitrogen metabolism; at high nitrogen levels P-II prevents the phosphorylation of NR-I, the transcriptional activator of the glutamine synthetase gene (glnA); at low nitrogen levels P-II is uridylylated to form PII-UMP and interacts with an adenylyltransferase (GlnE) that activates GlnA) has protein sequence MKKIEAIIKPFKLDEVKESLQEAGVAGLTVTEVKGFGRQLGHTELYRGAEYVVDLLPKIKIEVIVEDAQVDKVIQAIQTTARTGRIGDGKIFVIPVEQVIRIRTGEENEEAV, from the coding sequence ATGAAGAAAATCGAAGCCATCATCAAGCCCTTCAAGCTGGATGAGGTGAAGGAGTCTCTTCAGGAAGCCGGGGTTGCCGGGTTGACGGTGACGGAGGTGAAGGGCTTTGGCCGCCAGCTTGGGCATACGGAACTGTATCGCGGGGCGGAATATGTGGTGGACCTGCTGCCCAAAATCAAAATCGAAGTGATTGTGGAAGATGCCCAGGTGGACAAGGTGATTCAGGCCATCCAGACCACGGCGCGCACCGGCCGCATTGGCGATGGCAAGATTTTCGTCATTCCCGTGGAACAGGTGATCCGCATCCGCACGGGGGAGGAAAACGAAGAAGCCGTCTAG
- the glnA gene encoding type I glutamate--ammonia ligase: protein MAKTSTALKQGDAAEQLLKRMRDEEIEFVDFRFTDTKGKLQHTAFSVKQVNAGTFEDGVMFDGSSIQGFKNINESDMILMPDAASAFIDPFTAQPTMNVFCDVIEPATGQGYVRDPRSTARRAESYLQETGLADTAYFGPEVEFFIFDDVRFDNNMRGSFYEIDSEEGPYNSGRNYEAGNFAHRPRVKGGYFPVQPVDSLSDIRAEMMSTLDMVGMESILHHHEVAPSQCELGFMFSTLMSSADNIQKYKYVVHNVAHSYGKTVTFMPKPIFGDNGSGMHCHQSLWKAGKPLFAGNKYADLSEMCLYYIGGIIKHARALNAFTNSSTNSYKRLVPGYEAPVMLAYSSRNRSASIRIPYVNSPNAKRIEVRFPDATANPYLALAAMMMAGLDGIQNKIHPGEAMDKNLYDLPPEEASNIPTVCRSLREALESLDKDRAFLKKGDVFSDDQIDAYIALKMEEVLRWEMAPHPIEFDMYYSV from the coding sequence ATGGCCAAAACCAGCACCGCTCTCAAGCAAGGCGATGCCGCTGAGCAACTGCTCAAGCGCATGCGCGACGAGGAAATCGAATTTGTGGATTTCCGTTTTACCGATACCAAAGGCAAGCTGCAGCACACCGCCTTTTCCGTGAAGCAAGTGAATGCCGGTACGTTTGAAGACGGCGTGATGTTTGACGGTTCCTCCATCCAGGGGTTCAAAAACATCAATGAATCCGACATGATTCTGATGCCAGACGCCGCTTCCGCCTTTATCGACCCGTTCACCGCGCAGCCGACCATGAACGTGTTCTGCGATGTGATTGAGCCCGCCACCGGCCAGGGCTATGTGCGCGATCCGCGCTCCACCGCCCGCCGCGCCGAATCCTACCTGCAGGAAACCGGCCTGGCCGATACGGCCTATTTCGGCCCGGAAGTCGAGTTCTTCATTTTCGATGATGTGCGTTTTGACAATAACATGCGCGGCAGCTTCTACGAGATCGACAGCGAGGAAGGCCCGTATAACAGCGGCCGCAATTACGAAGCCGGCAACTTCGCCCACCGCCCGCGCGTGAAGGGCGGCTATTTCCCCGTGCAGCCGGTGGATTCGCTTTCCGACATCCGTGCGGAAATGATGAGCACGCTGGACATGGTCGGCATGGAATCCATCCTGCATCACCATGAAGTGGCTCCGAGCCAGTGCGAACTGGGCTTCATGTTCAGCACGCTGATGAGCAGCGCCGACAACATCCAGAAATATAAATATGTGGTGCATAACGTCGCGCATTCCTACGGCAAAACGGTAACCTTTATGCCCAAGCCCATTTTCGGTGATAACGGCTCGGGCATGCATTGCCACCAGTCCCTCTGGAAAGCTGGCAAGCCGCTGTTTGCGGGCAATAAATATGCCGATCTGTCCGAGATGTGCCTCTATTACATCGGCGGCATCATCAAGCATGCACGCGCACTGAACGCCTTCACCAACTCCAGCACCAACAGCTACAAGCGCCTGGTGCCGGGTTATGAGGCGCCGGTGATGCTGGCTTACTCCTCGCGCAACCGTTCGGCTTCCATCCGCATTCCGTATGTGAACAGCCCGAACGCCAAGCGTATCGAGGTGCGCTTCCCGGATGCGACGGCCAACCCGTATCTGGCGCTGGCCGCCATGATGATGGCCGGTCTGGACGGTATCCAGAACAAGATCCACCCGGGTGAGGCCATGGACAAGAACCTCTATGACCTGCCGCCGGAAGAAGCGAGCAACATCCCGACCGTGTGCCGTTCCCTGCGTGAAGCGCTGGAATCGCTGGATAAGGACCGCGCCTTCCTCAAAAAGGGCGACGTGTTCTCCGACGACCAGATCGACGCTTACATCGCACTCAAGATGGAAGAGGTGCTGCGCTGGGAAATGGCTCCGCACCCGATCGAGTTCGATATGTATTACAGCGTGTAG